A single window of Anaerocolumna chitinilytica DNA harbors:
- a CDS encoding 2'-5' RNA ligase family protein — translation MKKKRTIMIFPRFHNIGVINDIRKKYDPLADKVLPHITLVFPFESELGNVEIIEWLSVSLKDIKPFTLRMSGFSKQSDVYEDYLFLNITEGKEVITGIHDSLYQGILEKYKADYPYEPHMTVGRPPSREKTDSIIESLGSDKEIYETTIDTISVEMIGVNEESIIEIEYKLYR, via the coding sequence ATGAAAAAAAAGCGAACGATAATGATATTTCCAAGGTTTCATAATATTGGGGTCATTAACGACATACGAAAAAAATATGACCCTTTGGCAGATAAGGTCTTGCCCCATATAACCTTGGTATTTCCTTTTGAGAGCGAACTTGGCAATGTTGAAATTATTGAATGGCTGTCGGTCTCTTTAAAGGACATAAAGCCATTTACATTAAGAATGAGCGGATTTTCAAAGCAGTCTGATGTCTATGAAGATTATCTGTTCTTAAATATAACAGAGGGAAAAGAAGTAATTACAGGTATTCATGACAGTCTATATCAGGGGATATTGGAAAAATACAAAGCAGATTATCCTTACGAGCCTCATATGACAGTTGGCAGGCCCCCATCAAGGGAAAAAACAGATAGTATTATTGAAAGTTTGGGAAGTGATAAGGAAATTTATGAAACAACCATTGATACCATATCAGTGGAAATGATTGGAGTAAACGAAGAATCGATTATAGAAATCGAGTATAAATTGTATAGATAA
- a CDS encoding CBM35 domain-containing protein has protein sequence MGKKLLLLMLLVAMVTTSLPLQTAHAEVESQYRNPLMRGADPTITRDADGFYYCGFATDNNIYLKRAETVLGISTAKSRLVWKKPENFGYVWGPYIYRLAGKWYIYFASGPETDFGYGHPSTYVLENDSPDPFEGNWVLKGSWSNKDENGQATEKAGLMNAEGYGLPCGVITMGGETYYTYTKYFYYEDKYLGTVSGSAIEYTRTKFDECPTIVKMLNPWTLDNGTVADSTGELSKGTECTLARPTYDWEKYGDNINEGAAVVEKDGKVYFAYSASSFMNDNYGVAVSYADLNSDLLNPDSWQKLPVPLMQKSPENSAYGPGSPLFVKSEDGTEDWLIHHAGPVGGQTGSNRWVRATPVSWTDNDFVNVGVPSNPGTVFDRPSGEEKSEVLEAEDATCVGVEKRIISDSARSSGSGNVKFNEAGGYVEFDVEAESAGMYSLDFRYNNVGSATNMQLTVNDSPERTLSFESNGDNTVDLDIFKTYNITLQKGNNKIRLTAPVSSELILDTLTIKKTTLYEAEDATLSGGTKVSTEHAGYNGTGYVDNLYTKGTGVAFKVTAPNTGNYSVDLRYCNGFYGEKINKSLSIYVNGVRVKTADCFYGTSWSDWQDRYDNLNLKQGVNTIEYKYDDTSLGNVNIDYITVTEAVTNTYEAEQANLTGGASLATDHTGFTGTGFVGGLWQDGAVEFNVDVETAATYDVSMKYALGFAGETRNMNLYINGESKGPVTFTGTDSWAKWSEKVVAMDLKEGINTIKLARVGAGQGDINLDNIHLQRRIPWSYQAENATIIEKKAVAVPSTYEAEQATLTGSAIVATDHTGYTGTGFVGGLWQDGAVEFNVDAETAGTYDVALKYALGFIGETRSMNLYINGAFKEKITFTDTGSWDSWGKKVVAMDLSEGNNTIKLAREGVGQGDINLDNIHLQVTTYEAEKAKLSGGASVAIDHTGYTGTGFVAGLWQDGAIEFSVDVLKTDTYDVAMKYALGFIGETRNMNLYVNGVFKEALTFADTGSWNSWGEKVAAMDLNEGNNIIKLVREGAGQGDINLDNIHLQRRELNEGNNTIVLGTEGGQGVISLDNTDPQVTTYEAYEAYQANNASIKVGKHDDQLWYEGTGYVGDFENVSEGIEFTVNVPYTGTHTATVRYSGVQENNMTMSLYVNGNKINQIAFPLTKDLDEWAETTFDVHLNAGDNTIKIVRDADDSGFLNIDSLTIDKYSSAKTSLKDPGLVSGTVYVMKSKTSGKAADVAGYSRDPGALVNEWSYLGNINQMWELLDQGNGYWKLMSSYSGHMLDVADTTNYFTCQQTNDPNSLTQQWKIEKVGDFYRLSNRQYDMVLEVVDGLTNNGTMIRLAAYEEGAARQLWNIANGFDATGIKPVVVTPGGETPGGSTPGGSTPGGSTPGGSTPGGSTPGGSTPGGSTPGGSTPGGSTPGGSTPGGSTPGGSTPSESTQNENISGSIENIVLEDADLKDGSYTLPTDSIVKKITESKDSVVNVAVKRPNSKADTSIILEAEVLTDAAKAGKTLSVTVKDESDLVVYTWSFDKDQLKQSQNKMKDVNLTLDISALNENAALKNVTDGSGIVMNFAYSGVLPAQASVKAYVGNMEGVKAGNKIYFYHVNENTGKLEELPYSSKYTVDAKGYITVDILHCSDYVALTKEAPKDMYVSLTNQIKVTPLQVNLTLGKKKSTSVKIELPLTLQLVNDLKDKTSQSALGAVTVSYSSSNKKVATVDKRGKITAVCAGKTVITTTLKLYNGKVKKVKTDITVKGNSVTVTK, from the coding sequence ATGGGAAAAAAATTATTATTGTTAATGCTGTTGGTAGCAATGGTGACTACCTCACTACCATTACAGACCGCACATGCAGAAGTGGAAAGTCAGTATCGAAACCCTCTTATGAGAGGTGCAGATCCAACAATCACAAGAGATGCTGATGGTTTTTATTATTGCGGCTTTGCTACAGATAATAATATTTATTTGAAGAGAGCAGAGACAGTCCTTGGAATATCCACTGCAAAGAGCAGACTTGTATGGAAGAAGCCTGAGAACTTTGGGTATGTATGGGGACCATACATCTATCGTTTGGCTGGCAAGTGGTATATCTATTTTGCATCCGGTCCGGAGACAGACTTCGGCTATGGACATCCAAGTACCTATGTACTGGAAAATGACTCACCTGATCCATTTGAAGGCAACTGGGTATTAAAGGGCAGCTGGTCCAATAAGGATGAAAATGGGCAAGCTACCGAGAAAGCCGGACTTATGAATGCAGAAGGCTATGGACTTCCCTGTGGTGTTATTACCATGGGAGGAGAGACCTATTATACCTATACCAAGTATTTTTACTATGAAGATAAGTATTTGGGTACAGTCAGCGGATCGGCCATTGAATATACCAGAACCAAGTTTGATGAGTGTCCAACCATCGTAAAAATGCTGAATCCATGGACATTAGATAATGGTACCGTAGCAGATTCAACAGGAGAACTGTCAAAAGGAACAGAGTGTACACTGGCTAGACCAACTTATGACTGGGAAAAGTATGGAGACAATATTAATGAAGGCGCTGCGGTAGTAGAAAAAGATGGCAAGGTGTACTTTGCATACTCTGCAAGCAGCTTTATGAATGATAACTATGGTGTAGCTGTATCCTACGCAGACTTAAATTCTGATTTATTAAATCCGGATTCCTGGCAGAAGCTTCCTGTACCACTGATGCAGAAGTCGCCGGAGAACAGTGCGTATGGACCGGGATCACCTCTTTTTGTAAAGTCCGAAGATGGAACTGAGGATTGGCTGATTCATCATGCAGGCCCGGTAGGTGGACAGACAGGATCCAATCGTTGGGTAAGAGCTACTCCGGTTAGCTGGACCGATAATGATTTTGTTAATGTAGGTGTACCTTCTAATCCGGGAACTGTTTTCGACAGACCGTCCGGTGAAGAAAAGAGTGAAGTGCTGGAAGCAGAAGATGCTACCTGCGTAGGTGTAGAGAAGAGAATCATTAGTGACAGTGCCAGAAGCTCAGGCTCCGGTAATGTTAAGTTTAATGAAGCCGGTGGATATGTAGAGTTTGACGTAGAAGCCGAAAGCGCTGGTATGTACTCTCTGGATTTCCGCTATAACAATGTCGGCTCAGCTACTAACATGCAGTTGACAGTAAATGACAGTCCGGAAAGAACACTGAGCTTTGAGTCCAATGGGGACAATACAGTAGATCTGGACATTTTTAAAACATATAATATAACACTTCAGAAAGGAAACAATAAAATTCGCTTGACAGCTCCAGTTTCCAGCGAACTTATTCTGGATACTCTTACTATTAAGAAAACTACACTTTATGAGGCAGAAGATGCAACTTTGTCCGGTGGTACTAAGGTTAGTACAGAGCATGCAGGATATAATGGAACTGGTTACGTAGATAATCTATATACGAAGGGAACTGGTGTTGCATTTAAAGTAACGGCTCCTAATACAGGGAACTATTCCGTTGACCTTCGTTATTGCAACGGATTTTACGGTGAAAAGATCAATAAATCTCTTTCTATCTATGTAAATGGAGTAAGAGTAAAGACTGCTGACTGTTTCTATGGAACCAGTTGGTCAGATTGGCAGGATCGTTACGATAACTTAAACCTAAAGCAGGGTGTAAATACGATTGAATATAAATATGACGATACATCTTTGGGCAATGTTAATATTGACTATATTACAGTAACGGAAGCAGTTACTAATACCTATGAAGCAGAACAGGCAAATTTGACCGGTGGTGCAAGTTTAGCAACAGACCATACCGGATTTACCGGTACTGGTTTTGTAGGCGGTCTGTGGCAGGATGGAGCAGTAGAATTTAATGTAGATGTGGAAACAGCTGCTACTTATGATGTATCAATGAAGTATGCACTAGGGTTTGCCGGCGAAACAAGAAATATGAACCTGTATATCAATGGTGAATCAAAAGGACCGGTTACCTTTACAGGCACTGACAGTTGGGCTAAGTGGAGTGAAAAGGTAGTTGCTATGGATCTGAAAGAAGGCATTAATACCATAAAATTGGCTAGAGTTGGAGCAGGTCAAGGAGATATTAACCTGGACAACATTCATCTACAGAGGAGAATTCCGTGGTCCTATCAGGCAGAGAATGCTACTATTATAGAAAAAAAAGCAGTAGCAGTTCCCAGCACCTACGAGGCTGAACAGGCAACCCTGACCGGTAGTGCAATTGTTGCAACAGACCATACCGGATATACGGGTACTGGTTTTGTAGGTGGTCTGTGGCAGGATGGAGCAGTAGAATTTAATGTAGACGCGGAAACTGCTGGTACCTATGATGTAGCTCTGAAGTACGCGCTTGGGTTTATCGGCGAAACAAGAAGTATGAATCTGTACATCAATGGTGCGTTCAAAGAAAAAATTACCTTTACAGACACTGGCTCTTGGGATAGCTGGGGTAAGAAGGTTGTTGCTATGGATCTGAGCGAAGGCAACAATACCATCAAACTGGCCAGAGAAGGAGTTGGTCAGGGAGATATTAACCTGGACAACATCCATCTACAAGTTACCACATATGAAGCAGAAAAGGCAAAACTGTCCGGTGGTGCAAGTGTTGCAATAGACCATACCGGATATACGGGTACTGGTTTTGTAGCTGGTCTGTGGCAGGATGGAGCAATAGAATTTAGTGTAGACGTATTAAAAACTGATACCTATGATGTAGCTATGAAGTACGCGCTTGGGTTTATCGGCGAAACAAGAAATATGAATCTGTACGTCAATGGTGTGTTCAAAGAAGCACTTACCTTTGCAGACACTGGTTCTTGGAATAGCTGGGGTGAGAAGGTTGCTGCTATGGATCTGAACGAAGGCAATAATATCATCAAACTGGTTAGAGAAGGAGCCGGTCAGGGAGATATTAACCTGGACAACATCCATCTACAAAGAAGGGAATTGAACGAAGGCAATAATACCATCGTACTGGGCACAGAAGGCGGTCAGGGAGTTATTAGTCTGGACAACACCGATCCACAAGTTACCACATATGAAGCTTATGAAGCTTATCAGGCAAATAATGCTTCCATTAAAGTAGGTAAACATGATGATCAGCTTTGGTATGAAGGAACCGGATATGTAGGTGATTTTGAAAATGTTAGTGAGGGAATCGAATTTACGGTTAATGTACCATACACAGGTACGCATACAGCCACTGTAAGATATTCAGGTGTTCAAGAAAATAACATGACCATGAGCTTGTATGTAAATGGAAACAAAATCAATCAGATTGCATTCCCTCTAACCAAAGACTTGGATGAATGGGCAGAAACAACTTTTGATGTACATTTGAATGCAGGAGACAATACTATTAAAATTGTGCGTGACGCTGATGACTCCGGTTTTTTAAATATTGACAGCCTGACAATTGACAAGTATAGCAGTGCCAAGACCTCTCTTAAGGATCCTGGTCTGGTATCTGGTACTGTATATGTAATGAAGTCAAAGACAAGTGGTAAGGCAGCGGATGTGGCAGGTTATTCCAGAGATCCCGGTGCGCTTGTAAATGAGTGGAGTTATTTAGGCAATATCAATCAGATGTGGGAGCTGTTAGATCAGGGAAATGGATACTGGAAGCTTATGAGTTCCTATAGTGGACATATGCTGGATGTAGCAGATACTACGAATTACTTTACCTGCCAGCAGACAAATGATCCAAATTCTCTTACCCAGCAATGGAAGATTGAAAAGGTAGGAGATTTCTATAGGCTTAGCAATAGACAGTATGATATGGTTCTGGAAGTAGTGGATGGTTTGACCAACAATGGTACGATGATTCGTCTTGCAGCATACGAAGAAGGGGCAGCTCGTCAGCTTTGGAACATTGCAAATGGCTTTGATGCTACCGGTATCAAGCCAGTAGTGGTAACACCTGGTGGGGAAACACCGGGAGGAAGTACACCAGGAGGAAGTACACCGGGAGGAAGCACACCAGGGGGAAGTACACCAGGAGGAAGTACACCGGGAGGAAGTACACCAGGCGGAAGCACGCCAGGGGGAAGCACACCAGGGGGAAGCACACCAGGGGGAAGTACACCAGGGGGAAGCACACCAGGGGGAAGTACACCAAGCGAAAGTACGCAGAACGAAAACATAAGCGGAAGCATTGAGAATATAGTATTAGAGGATGCTGACTTAAAAGACGGTTCCTACACTTTACCGACTGACAGTATTGTGAAAAAGATTACTGAATCAAAAGATTCCGTAGTAAACGTAGCAGTAAAGCGTCCGAATAGTAAAGCAGATACAAGTATAATATTGGAAGCAGAGGTTTTAACTGATGCTGCGAAAGCTGGAAAGACCTTATCTGTTACTGTGAAAGATGAGAGTGATTTGGTAGTTTATACTTGGAGCTTTGATAAAGATCAACTAAAACAGTCTCAGAATAAGATGAAAGATGTTAACTTAACACTAGATATTAGCGCATTAAATGAGAACGCAGCGCTTAAAAATGTAACGGATGGTAGTGGTATTGTAATGAACTTTGCTTATAGCGGGGTACTTCCTGCGCAGGCAAGTGTGAAAGCTTATGTTGGCAACATGGAGGGTGTAAAAGCGGGAAATAAGATTTATTTCTACCATGTTAATGAGAATACGGGTAAGCTGGAAGAATTACCTTATAGTTCAAAATATACTGTAGATGCAAAAGGTTACATTACGGTTGATATTCTGCACTGTTCCGATTATGTAGCACTTACCAAAGAAGCGCCTAAGGATATGTATGTCAGCCTTACAAATCAGATTAAGGTAACTCCTTTACAGGTAAACTTAACTCTTGGTAAGAAAAAATCCACCAGTGTCAAAATTGAATTACCGTTAACATTACAATTAGTTAATGACCTAAAAGATAAAACCTCACAGAGTGCTTTAGGCGCAGTAACTGTATCCTATTCCTCCTCCAATAAAAAAGTAGCGACTGTAGATAAGAGGGGTAAAATAACAGCAGTTTGTGCAGGTAAGACAGTTATTACAACAACCTTGAAACTTTATAATGGTAAGGTTAAAAAAGTTAAAACAGATATTACTGTAAAGGGTAATTCTGTTACTGTAACAAAGTAA
- a CDS encoding class I SAM-dependent methyltransferase, with amino-acid sequence MNENILIQNKQSWDTMADSWSGSTALPEYGCLIPTEEELGLFPDLSEKKVLDIGCGSGHSLKWCGDKGASELWGLDLSSKQIDIARQFLCDNNYEAKLFNSPMEVSCGLPAEYFDVVYSIYAIGWTVDLETTFHNVASYLKKDGVFIFSWDHPLMHCLEANDNSLMFKESYLMEEDFSYAQRGNPVTIKNRKLSTYINSLAEAGFLVERLVEETDRQVMEMSAPFQEGYYTPYKAKNFPLSFIIKARKL; translated from the coding sequence ATGAATGAGAATATATTGATACAGAACAAACAAAGCTGGGATACGATGGCCGACAGTTGGAGTGGGTCAACAGCTTTACCTGAATATGGATGTCTTATCCCGACAGAAGAAGAACTGGGTCTATTTCCTGACCTTAGTGAGAAAAAGGTACTTGATATCGGCTGCGGCAGTGGACATTCCCTGAAATGGTGCGGCGACAAGGGAGCATCCGAGCTCTGGGGACTGGATTTGTCATCAAAACAGATTGATATTGCACGGCAGTTTTTATGTGATAATAACTATGAAGCAAAGCTTTTTAATTCTCCGATGGAGGTAAGTTGCGGACTCCCGGCAGAATACTTCGATGTAGTATATTCTATTTATGCTATCGGCTGGACAGTGGATTTGGAGACAACCTTTCATAATGTAGCATCATATCTTAAAAAGGATGGTGTTTTTATCTTTTCCTGGGATCATCCGCTGATGCACTGCTTGGAGGCTAATGACAATTCTCTGATGTTCAAAGAGAGCTATCTCATGGAAGAAGATTTTTCTTATGCCCAGAGAGGTAATCCGGTAACTATTAAGAATCGTAAGCTCTCCACCTACATAAACAGTCTTGCCGAGGCGGGATTTCTGGTTGAGCGCCTGGTAGAGGAAACTGACCGACAAGTAATGGAAATGTCTGCCCCCTTTCAGGAAGGTTACTATACACCATATAAAGCTAAGAACTTTCCCTTATCCTTTATAATCAAGGCACGCAAGCTTTAA
- a CDS encoding Y-family DNA polymerase — MEKVIFHIDVNSAFLSWEAVYRLKTLGGSKDLREVPSAIAGDKQVRHGIILAKSLPAKKFHIQTGEMVGTALKKCPDLLLIPPHYDLYEHASRAFIEVLQDFSPCVEQYSVDEAFCDMTGTVELYGPPMVTANLIKDTIYKNLGFTVNVGVSSNKMLAKMAGDFKKPNLAHSLFPNELKAKMWHLPVSELFFVGRATTKKLFSLGIHTIGELAATDPAILRSHLKTQGEIIWAFANGYDFSSVVSEAPRQKGYGNSITIAFDITDKEVAYQVFLSLSETVAARLRADKLEISVVAISLVDCDFNRYSHQCNLNSTTNITEEIWRAACKLFNQLWSGVPLRNLGIHTSKVTESMGLRQMNLFDLNMNYERMHKLDVAIDSIRDSYGDDAIFRASFLNSSLYHMAGGISKEKRFANYEGVTIE, encoded by the coding sequence ATGGAAAAGGTGATATTTCATATTGATGTAAATTCTGCTTTCTTGAGTTGGGAAGCGGTCTATCGCTTAAAGACTCTGGGCGGTTCAAAAGATTTGCGTGAGGTACCTTCTGCTATTGCAGGAGATAAACAGGTACGTCACGGTATTATTTTAGCCAAATCTTTACCCGCAAAAAAATTTCATATTCAAACCGGTGAAATGGTAGGAACAGCATTAAAGAAATGTCCTGACTTACTCCTTATTCCACCTCATTATGATTTATATGAACATGCTTCCCGTGCATTTATCGAAGTGTTACAGGATTTTTCTCCCTGCGTCGAGCAATATTCTGTAGACGAAGCCTTTTGTGATATGACCGGCACGGTAGAACTTTACGGCCCTCCGATGGTAACCGCTAATCTGATTAAGGATACAATTTATAAAAACCTTGGGTTCACTGTCAATGTTGGGGTTTCCAGCAATAAAATGCTGGCCAAAATGGCAGGTGATTTTAAAAAACCTAATCTTGCTCATTCCTTATTTCCGAATGAGTTGAAAGCTAAGATGTGGCACTTGCCTGTCAGTGAATTATTCTTTGTAGGCAGAGCAACTACCAAGAAGCTCTTCTCTCTTGGCATCCATACAATCGGCGAACTGGCAGCTACAGACCCGGCTATCTTAAGGTCACATCTAAAAACCCAGGGAGAGATTATATGGGCATTTGCAAATGGCTATGATTTTTCTTCGGTCGTATCCGAGGCACCACGACAAAAGGGTTATGGAAATAGTATAACCATAGCGTTTGATATTACTGACAAGGAGGTAGCTTATCAGGTATTTCTCTCACTTTCAGAAACGGTTGCCGCACGCCTTCGGGCTGACAAGTTAGAAATCTCCGTTGTGGCAATCAGCTTGGTGGATTGTGATTTCAACCGTTACTCCCACCAATGTAATCTGAACAGCACTACGAATATAACGGAAGAAATATGGAGAGCTGCGTGTAAACTTTTTAATCAGTTATGGTCAGGAGTCCCATTACGAAATTTAGGGATACACACCAGTAAAGTAACGGAGTCTATGGGATTACGGCAAATGAATCTTTTTGATCTCAATATGAACTATGAAAGAATGCATAAATTAGATGTTGCCATTGATTCCATCAGAGATTCTTATGGCGATGATGCCATATTCAGAGCTTCCTTCTTAAACAGCTCTCTATACCATATGGCAGGTGGAATCAGTAAAGAAAAGAGATTTGCAAATTATGAAGGAGTGACAATAGAATGA
- a CDS encoding NUDIX hydrolase has protein sequence MEKNHFVAVGGFVTNEKEEVLLIKSPLRGWEFPGGMVEPGESLTEALIREVKEESGINVSITGIIGLYKNMEADIVNIDFCCKYESGELLTSDESIETGWFCIEDAKRMITYPLYAARISNMISNAEKVYCSAFLKSSFAFTEIMELPVGTGIGKDEN, from the coding sequence ATGGAGAAAAATCATTTTGTAGCAGTTGGAGGATTTGTAACAAATGAGAAAGAGGAAGTATTACTTATAAAAAGCCCCTTGCGTGGTTGGGAATTTCCAGGTGGGATGGTAGAACCGGGGGAAAGTCTGACAGAGGCTCTGATCCGTGAGGTGAAAGAAGAAAGCGGTATCAATGTTTCAATAACAGGAATAATTGGTTTATATAAAAATATGGAAGCTGATATTGTTAATATTGATTTTTGCTGTAAATATGAATCCGGTGAGCTTTTAACCAGTGATGAAAGTATAGAAACTGGGTGGTTTTGTATAGAAGATGCCAAACGTATGATAACATACCCTTTGTATGCAGCTCGAATTTCAAATATGATTTCTAATGCTGAAAAGGTCTATTGCAGTGCCTTTTTGAAGAGTTCATTTGCATTTACAGAGATAATGGAATTACCCGTTGGTACTGGAATAGGGAAAGATGAAAATTGA
- a CDS encoding class I SAM-dependent methyltransferase — MDWKKESEVFNQAADYYDKFRPTYPKDIIQSFIDQAKLTRGARLLEVGAGSGKATELFTNKGFEILCIDPGADLVHIGNSRFKNENFKFETARFEEFNTVPNSYDAIFSAQAFHWIPQPIGYQKCALALKDRGYLALFWNMYITYDNDLDNELLAISDTYGGFADFLSEEACEKRIASVTAEIEGSGLFLKPKVIRSRWKQKYTADEYYGFALTGNRFLQKSEKEKQMAYHELIKLADKHNGYIERPYLCVLYLAEKM, encoded by the coding sequence ATGGATTGGAAAAAAGAGAGTGAAGTATTTAATCAAGCCGCTGATTATTATGACAAATTCAGACCAACTTATCCCAAAGATATTATCCAATCGTTTATTGATCAGGCTAAATTAACCAGGGGAGCAAGGCTACTTGAAGTAGGCGCCGGCAGCGGAAAAGCAACAGAGTTATTTACCAATAAAGGCTTTGAAATTCTTTGTATTGATCCCGGAGCTGATTTAGTACATATCGGCAATTCAAGATTTAAAAACGAGAATTTTAAGTTTGAGACAGCTCGTTTTGAGGAATTCAATACCGTACCAAATTCTTATGATGCTATTTTCTCTGCTCAGGCATTTCACTGGATTCCTCAGCCTATCGGTTATCAAAAGTGTGCTCTTGCCCTGAAAGACAGAGGATACTTAGCATTGTTCTGGAATATGTACATTACTTATGACAATGATTTGGATAACGAACTGTTAGCCATATCTGATACCTATGGAGGTTTTGCCGATTTTCTTTCCGAGGAAGCTTGTGAAAAACGAATTGCTTCCGTTACTGCAGAAATTGAGGGGAGTGGATTGTTCTTAAAGCCAAAAGTCATACGCTCACGCTGGAAACAAAAGTATACAGCAGACGAGTATTATGGATTTGCTCTAACAGGCAATCGATTTCTTCAAAAATCAGAGAAAGAAAAGCAAATGGCTTATCATGAACTGATTAAATTGGCTGATAAACATAATGGATACATTGAGCGTCCTTATTTGTGTGTTCTTTACTTGGCAGAAAAGATGTAA
- the pgmB gene encoding beta-phosphoglucomutase has protein sequence MTGMVTNMIKGIIFDLDGVLVSTDELHYQAWKKLAMDLGIMGFTKEDNARQKGVSRMDSLEIVLEKGNKRYSDEEKLTFADQKNNFYIELLQRLTDDAVLAGVKETLIMLRKKGLLIGIGSVSKNTPLILEKTGLKSYIDQISCGLDISKSKPDPEVFLVAAKKLGLLPVQCLVIEDSKAGIIAAKAANMRSLGVGPEYEQLGADYKYKNLQCEIDWDSILNS, from the coding sequence ATGACAGGAATGGTGACAAATATGATTAAGGGAATAATTTTCGACTTGGATGGAGTATTGGTCTCAACGGACGAGCTTCATTATCAGGCATGGAAAAAGCTTGCTATGGATCTGGGCATTATGGGATTTACGAAAGAAGATAATGCAAGACAAAAAGGCGTAAGCAGAATGGACTCGTTAGAGATAGTATTAGAGAAGGGTAATAAAAGATACTCTGATGAAGAAAAGTTAACTTTTGCAGATCAAAAAAATAATTTTTACATAGAACTTTTACAGCGATTAACCGATGATGCGGTACTTGCAGGGGTAAAAGAAACCTTAATCATGCTAAGAAAAAAAGGTCTGCTGATAGGAATAGGCTCCGTTAGTAAAAATACACCACTTATTCTGGAAAAAACCGGACTAAAATCATATATTGATCAAATTAGCTGTGGACTAGATATTTCGAAATCAAAACCAGATCCTGAGGTTTTTCTAGTTGCAGCAAAAAAATTAGGTCTACTGCCGGTACAATGTCTTGTCATAGAAGACTCAAAAGCTGGAATAATAGCAGCAAAAGCAGCAAATATGCGCTCTCTTGGAGTAGGTCCTGAGTATGAGCAATTGGGTGCAGATTACAAATATAAAAATCTTCAGTGTGAAATAGATTGGGATAGTATCTTAAATTCATGA
- a CDS encoding helix-turn-helix domain-containing protein, which yields MTAVKLRIAELRREKGVGQQELAEVLGVSFQSVSKWENGITMPDITLLPDIAEYFHISVDELLGLKPLHRQEYIPSGTDNRDTSNGKEKTLYKNRKYFWNGDYMEFLIKMVWKVETSVDVIEFRCGEGYLGHQLLSLLPMGSTYTGIDNEYFAEKAKLKFKDSGCSAEFIVSDIYSFDTEKKYDIAIIQAGLRHMNRPVEVLKKMKDTVRKGGLIIAVDVNREFENTGLYIEDMDYEYLCTGFDFHKIWRKELQCEGRDYAIGMRLPFYMRQLGLHDVDIRINDRAFFVNPDRADYEQMVQDFIDIRGLDKSFDIQKRENIIEHFMNRGMDKSQAEDYISMQSQLAEYLKSKKDKTFLNIQGLLITYGWK from the coding sequence ATGACAGCTGTAAAGCTTAGAATAGCAGAATTAAGAAGAGAAAAAGGAGTAGGGCAGCAGGAATTGGCGGAGGTTTTAGGTGTATCCTTTCAATCCGTCAGCAAATGGGAGAACGGTATAACAATGCCGGATATTACGCTGCTGCCTGACATAGCAGAGTATTTCCATATCTCAGTAGATGAATTATTGGGGTTAAAGCCCTTGCATCGGCAGGAATATATACCAAGCGGCACGGATAACCGTGATACTTCAAATGGCAAGGAAAAGACTCTATATAAAAATAGAAAATACTTCTGGAATGGCGACTATATGGAATTTTTAATCAAGATGGTCTGGAAAGTGGAAACCTCCGTTGATGTGATTGAGTTTCGCTGCGGAGAGGGGTATTTAGGGCACCAGCTGCTTTCTCTTCTGCCAATGGGAAGCACTTATACCGGTATTGACAATGAGTATTTCGCAGAAAAAGCAAAGTTAAAATTCAAGGATTCTGGTTGCAGTGCAGAATTTATTGTGTCAGATATCTATTCCTTTGACACAGAAAAGAAATATGACATTGCTATCATCCAAGCTGGATTAAGGCATATGAACAGACCGGTGGAAGTGTTGAAAAAGATGAAAGATACCGTTAGAAAAGGTGGTCTCATCATAGCGGTAGATGTGAACAGAGAGTTTGAAAATACCGGGCTCTACATAGAAGATATGGACTATGAATATCTTTGTACGGGGTTTGATTTCCATAAGATCTGGAGGAAGGAATTGCAATGTGAAGGCAGAGATTACGCTATTGGTATGAGGCTGCCCTTTTATATGCGGCAGTTGGGTCTCCATGATGTTGATATTCGAATAAATGACAGGGCTTTCTTTGTAAATCCAGATAGAGCGGATTATGAACAGATGGTACAGGACTTTATTGATATTCGTGGGCTGGATAAATCCTTTGATATTCAAAAGAGGGAAAATATTATTGAGCATTTTATGAACAGAGGAATGGACAAATCCCAGGCAGAAGATTATATTAGCATGCAGTCTCAGTTAGCGGAGTATTTAAAAAGTAAAAAGGATAAGACATTCTTGAATATACAGGGATTACTGATAACCTATGGTTGGAAGTAG